In Patescibacteria group bacterium, the genomic window AAAACCCCCCGCCGATGGCACCACCGGTGCTGCCAGTTCCGAATCAAAAACTTTTGATATAAATACCAGCCAGTCGAATCAAATTCAAAGCCAGGTTGATGCCGGCAGTTTAGCCTGGTATTTAGACCCGATTTTAGTTGCCAAAGACCAAGTTCCACCGACTTTTAGTATTAATAAAGATGATCAGTTTAGCCTTAAATCAAAGAGTTTTACTGAAGGAATTGCCATTGTCGAAGTGATTCATGGCACCAAAATTTATCAAATAAAATTAATCCAACCGGTTAAAAAAGGTGAAAATGGCATTTGGGTATGTGAATCTGTTAGCGCCGCCTAACCTGAAAGGCAAATATGGATTTAGAAAAGTTAAAATCAAAAAAATTTAATTTGCTCATTATTGGGCCGCCAGCCTCAGGCAAGGGCACCGAAGCTGAATTATTGGCCAAAGATTTTAACATGAGAATAATTTCTGCCGGAGATTTAATCCGAGACAAAATAAAAAGTCCCACTCCCGAAGGCCAAGAGATTAAAAAATATTATGATCGAGGTGAATTAATCCCTGAGCGCTTTACCGATCAATTAATATTAAATGATTTAAAAAAAACGCCGCAAATCCCTTTTATTTTAGATGGTTTTCCACGAAATGATGTCCAAATTAATAATTTAGAAAAATTTTTAAAAATGCTAAATTATTTCATGCCTATCGCTTTACATTTAAAAATTTCCGATGAAACTGTTTTAAAAAGAATCACCACCAGGCGTATTTGCGAAAAATGTGCCAACATTTCGTTGCCTGGAGCCAAAGGCTACAAAGAAGGAAAATGTCCAAAATGCGGCGGGAAATTAATCCAAAGACCTGATGATAACTCCAAATCAGTTAAAAAAAGACTTGAAGTTTATCACTCTCAAACGCAGCCACTTTTAGATTATTTTCAAAAATTAGGAAAATTAGTTGAAGTTGACGGCGAACCGAGCATTCCCGAGGTTTACCAAATGATTTTAGAGAGATTAAATGATTATTTTGAAAAATCGCCAACAAATCGAAACGATTAAAAAAGCCGGCTCGGTCGTCCGGGAAATTTTAGATACCTTAAAATCAAATATTAAAGTTGGTGATTTGACCTTAAAGCTGGCTGAAATTTCAAATCAGATTATTGCCAAATACCCTCAAGCTAAATCCGCATTTTTAGGTTATAACCGTTATCCTGCCTCAATCTGCGTTTCGATTAATAATGAAATTGTTCACGGCATTCCATCAGATCGAAAAATTAAAAATGGGGATTTGGTTTCAGTTGATGTTGGCATTGATTGGCAAGGTTTTAAAGCTGATGCCGCCGAAACATTTATGATCGGCGAGGTTAAATCAAAACACCAATTGTTAGTCCAAGCCACCAAAGAGGCGTTAAAAAATGCCATTGCAGTCGCTAAAAAAGGCAATTTCATCGGTGATATTAGCTATGAAATTCAAAAAACGCTTGAAAAAGCCGGTTTTTCACCAGTTAAAGAGTGTACCGGTCACGGGATTGGTCAAAATTTGCACGAAGATCCCTCAGTTCCAAATTTTGGCACGCCCAAAACCGACGCCATACTAAAAACCGGTATGGTTCTGGCAATTGAGCCGATGGCAGTTGAAAAATATAACGCCATTCGTATCAAAGCTGATAATTGGACAATTGTCACTGAAGATGGGGGATATTCAGCCCATTTTGAAAAAACTATCGCTATTACAGATGGAGAGCCCGAAATCTTAACCTAAGTTGCTCCAAAACCCTTGCATAATATCAGTTTTTATGTTAGAATATAATTTGTCGAGAAATATTTTATGGAAAAAAACAATTTGGATTCAAAAAACAAAGAAGTGCTTGAAATCGAAGGGCAAGTCTCAGAAGCGTTACCAGCCGCAAATTTTAAGGTTACCCTTGAGAATAGCCACGAAGTGATTGCCCACTTGTCAGGCAAAATGAGAATGAATTACATTCGAGTGATGCCTGGCGATAAAGTCATTGTTGAATTAACGCCTTATGATTTATCAAAAGGAAGAATCACCAAAAGATTATAGCAAGTAGTCTACGAAATACAAAATCCGCCAACGGCGGAGACATAAGTACTTAATTTTTGTATTTTCGTAACATTTTGTAGTTTGTAGATAGACTAGGAATTATTATGAAAGTTAGAGCTTCAGTCAAAAAAATGTGTTCAAAATGCAAAATAATTAAAAGAAAAAGAGTTTTAAGAGTGATTTGTGTTAATCCAAAACACAAACAAAGACAAGGCTAAGAAAAAGGCCAAGAAAGAGGTCAAATGCCCAGAATTACGGGTGTAAATATTCCTGAGAATAAACGAATTGCCACTGCCCTAACTTATATCTTTGGCATTGGAAATTCGTTGGCTTTGAAAATCTTAAAAACTGCTAATGTTAAACCAGATATCAAAACCTCAAAATTGAGCGAAACTGAATTAGATAAAATCAGAGAAGTGATTGAAAAAAATTATAAAGTTGAAGGTGATTTAAAGGTTGAAGTCGGTCAAAATATTCGACGCTTAAAAGAAATCGGCTCATATCGGGGCGAAAGACATGCCAAAAACTTGCCGGTGCGTGGCCAAAGAACCAAAACCAATGCCCGTACCAAACGCGGCAAAAAAGTTACCGTTGGTTCTGGTCGCAAGAGAGCCGCCGAAAAGACATAAAATTAATTTACCATAAATTTTGAAAATATTATTTTGAGGAAATATGGCGAAAAAAACTAAAAAAGTTGTCAAAGCTTTTAAGAAAAAAAAGAAATTAATCCGACAAGTTGCGCAAGGAATAGTCTATATTCAGTCTTCTTTTAATAATGTCATTATGACTTTAACCGATACTTCTGGAAATACCTTGGGTTGGGTTACGGCCGGTTCCTTAGGTTTTAAAGGCACCAAAAAATCCACCCCGTATACCGCTTCCCTTATTGGTAAAGCGATGTTGGAAAAAATTAAAAAATATGGAATTTCCGAATTAAAAATATTTGTTTCTGGGGTTGGCCAAGGTCGTGATGCCGCTGCCCGAGCCTTATCAAATGCAAATGTAAATATCGTTTCAATAGCTGATATTACGCCGGTGCCACATAATGGTTGCCGACCCAAAAAACCTCGTCGAGTTTAGGAGAAATAAATGCCAAAAGTTACCAATAATGTTTGTGAAAAATGTCGTCGTGCCGGCCAAAAACTCTTCTTAAAAGGGGATAAATGTTTATCACCAAAATGCCCATTTACCAGAAG contains:
- a CDS encoding nucleoside monophosphate kinase translates to MDLEKLKSKKFNLLIIGPPASGKGTEAELLAKDFNMRIISAGDLIRDKIKSPTPEGQEIKKYYDRGELIPERFTDQLILNDLKKTPQIPFILDGFPRNDVQINNLEKFLKMLNYFMPIALHLKISDETVLKRITTRRICEKCANISLPGAKGYKEGKCPKCGGKLIQRPDDNSKSVKKRLEVYHSQTQPLLDYFQKLGKLVEVDGEPSIPEVYQMILERLNDYFEKSPTNRND
- the map gene encoding type I methionyl aminopeptidase — translated: MIILKNRQQIETIKKAGSVVREILDTLKSNIKVGDLTLKLAEISNQIIAKYPQAKSAFLGYNRYPASICVSINNEIVHGIPSDRKIKNGDLVSVDVGIDWQGFKADAAETFMIGEVKSKHQLLVQATKEALKNAIAVAKKGNFIGDISYEIQKTLEKAGFSPVKECTGHGIGQNLHEDPSVPNFGTPKTDAILKTGMVLAIEPMAVEKYNAIRIKADNWTIVTEDGGYSAHFEKTIAITDGEPEILT
- the infA gene encoding translation initiation factor IF-1 — protein: MEKNNLDSKNKEVLEIEGQVSEALPAANFKVTLENSHEVIAHLSGKMRMNYIRVMPGDKVIVELTPYDLSKGRITKRL
- the rpmJ gene encoding 50S ribosomal protein L36 — translated: MKVRASVKKMCSKCKIIKRKRVLRVICVNPKHKQRQG
- the rpsM gene encoding 30S ribosomal protein S13, which codes for MPRITGVNIPENKRIATALTYIFGIGNSLALKILKTANVKPDIKTSKLSETELDKIREVIEKNYKVEGDLKVEVGQNIRRLKEIGSYRGERHAKNLPVRGQRTKTNARTKRGKKVTVGSGRKRAAEKT
- the rpsK gene encoding 30S ribosomal protein S11, translating into MAKKTKKVVKAFKKKKKLIRQVAQGIVYIQSSFNNVIMTLTDTSGNTLGWVTAGSLGFKGTKKSTPYTASLIGKAMLEKIKKYGISELKIFVSGVGQGRDAAARALSNANVNIVSIADITPVPHNGCRPKKPRRV